The genome window CCACGGCTTGCTTGCGGATCGATTCCTTCACGCTCAGCCAAGCGATCGCGGCCGTGCGCCGCGGCGAAAGAAAGAGCAAGTCCTTCAGCGCCGACTTCGCGACGGCGAAGAGCCGGTCGCCGGCACTGAGCGGACCGTAGCGCAGAGCGGTAAACAGATAGCAGACCGCCACCGCGACGCCGGCCGTTACGGCCATCGTCTGGAGCCAAGACTTAAAATCGAAGGGGATCGACTCGGGATTCATATCGGGGCGCTACGTCCTAAGAAGTTACGATTCTTGAGCGCGGCGTCCGGGACGCGCCTCGGCGTCTTGTACGATTTCCAAAAACAACTCTTCCAACGTCGTCGTCGGGTTGTCGATCCGTTGCAGCCGGCCGTGATGACGCTCGATCACGGCTTTGAGCTCGTCTTTGCAAGCTTCGGTCAAACCGGTGGCACGAATCTCGGTGACATCGCGCACCTTCAACAGCGCATCGACTCGGCCGATCTCTTTCAACTCGCCTTGATGCAAGATCGCGATCCGATCGCAAACGTCTTGCACGTCGGCCAAGAGGTGGCTGCACATCAGCACCGTCTTCCCTTGCCGCTTTAAGTCGACGATCAGATCTTTCATCTCGCGGCAGCCGATCGGGTCGAGCCCGGTCGTCGGTTCGTCGAGGATGATCAGGTCGGGGTCGTTGATGAGGGCTTGCGCCAGACCGATACGGCGCGTCATCCCTTTCGAGTATTCGCGAAGTTGCCGTTTGCGGGCCGAGCTGATGCCGACGAGGTCGAGGAGCTTGGCCGTTCGTTCGCGGCGCACCTTCGCCGGCATGTTGAACAGCCGGCCGTAGAAGTCGAGGGTCTCTTCGGCGTTGAGAAACTTATAGAGATACGACTCTTCGGGCAGGTAGCCGATCCGTTCGTTCTTCGTCACGTCGGTGGCCGACTTGCCGAGCACGAGGGCTTGGCCGGCGGTCGGAAAGAGCAGGCCGAGGAGCAGCTTGATGGTCGTGGTCTTGCCGGAGCCGTTGGGGCCGAGGAGGCCGAAGATCTCGCCGCGACGGACGTTGAGGTCGAGCCCTTTCAAGGCCCGGACTTTTTGCCGGCCCCAGAAGTCGCGATAGACCTTCGCTAGGCCGCGCGTCTCGATGACGATCTCGCCCGAGGCCTGCGAGGCGACCGAAGCGGCGGGGGCGGGAGCGGAAAGTGTCATGCTTCTTTTCTCTCAAGGCGTTGTCCGGAATGCCTTTAGGCGAATCGCAGCCGCGGCATTTTTGCCGCTCGACGATCGCCGAAAGGAGCGAAGTGGTTCGACTTTGATAAGCCGGCCCTGCTTCACCGACCCGGCTTGGGCATAATAGGAGACCCCCGCAGGCCGATGCAAGCGGCCCCCCTGGGTTTCCCTGTTTCTACCGCAAAAACACACAGGCTCCTAACAAACGACAAATTTTTACGCGACAGGGGACCGATCTGCGTAGAGAGGTGTTTTTTAACTCGCGCCGCTTTGACCCCGCCGACCCGATTCGCTACACTACGGGACTACGTCAAAACCAGACTACAAATTATTCCGAGAATTCTGAGAAGGTTGATCGAGTATGAGTTACGGCAGCAGAGAAGGTGGCGGCGGTGGTGGTGGTCCCGGCGGTAAGTCGGCCGCCAAGAAGCGCAGCAAGACGGCGATCCGCAGCAAGCGGAAAGACCCGATCTTCGTCGACGGCAAGCGTCCGCGCCCGATGTTCGTCGATTACAAAGACTTGGAGTTGCTCTCGAAGCTGGTGAGCCGACAAGGGAAGATCATCGGCCGCCGCAAGAGCGGTTGCACCGCGGCAAGCCAACACGCCGTCGGCTCGGCCATCAAGCGAGCCCGCTTCATGGCGTTGTTGCCTTACGTCGCCGATTAAGCTTCGGGCCGCTTACTTAGGTTCGGGCCGACGAAGCTCGACACACGAGTAGATACACACGAATAGATTAGGTCCGGTGCGCAAGCGTCGTCGAGCCCTCGACGACATTCGCGCGCCGGACCTTTTTATTTGGCTCGTGCAGGTTTATCTGGCTAACACAGGTTGATCGGCCGGCGCAGGTCGACTCTTTAGCGCGACGTCATCCAGCCCTGTGCGAGCGACATCGCTTCCGTGCGCGACTTCGCTTTGCGCACTTCGAACACCGCCACGTTTTGTTCATCGGCGGTCAGCTTGGCGACGAGTTCTTCGCGCGTCTCCTTCACTTGCTTCTCCGAGAGCGTAATGGCATAGGCGCGCATCGTGCGGGGCCCTTGAGGATAGCGCATCATGACGACGTAGTGCGTCATGTTCTCGATCGGATCGACGTACGGCAAGTTCTTCAGATGCTTCATCAGGTCGGTGTCCATTTTGGCGAACTCGGAGCCGAAGTGCTTCACGAAAAGCCGCTTCTGATCTGCGGCGTTCGGACGTTCCATCGGCACCGAAGTCGCGATGTCGGCTAAGTATTTCTGAAACATCTCCCGCTTCTTTTCGCCGAGAAAATGGGCTAATGCCCACGACCACGCGTAGCCGTCGGCATCGAGCTCGGTCGCGGTGACGATCGCTTCGACCGTCGTGTTCGACGATTCCTTCGTCGATTGTTGAATGCTCTTTCTCGGGCCGCGCTTGAGCAACGTATCGATCGTCTTCATGCGCAGGTCGTTGACCTGCCCGGCCCCTTTCCAGGTGAGCCCCTTGCTGACCGAGGTCGGGGCGAAGTATTCGGGCAGTCCTTCGCTGATCCACATCGGCCAGCGCGACAACCGCTGCTGCACGCCGATGTTGTGCAACACTTGATGCACCCCTTCGTGAGCCACGGTCGAAATGATTTGCTTGAGCGCGTATTCCGGCGCGTCTTCGCCGAGATCCGATTGTTCGTACATCAAGACCCGATTCGTGGCGCCGTCGTAAAACGCCGCCACACTCGAGCCGGCGAACATCCCGTGCATGTAGTCTTCCCATTCCTTGCGCGTGCGGAACATCACGACGACCAGCGGGTACGGCGGATCTTCCACCGTGAGCTTGCGCGCCTTGCAGTAGGTCATCAGGCCGGGATACAGCGACTCGAGGATTCGGCTCGTTCCCTTGTAGAAGAGCGCGCTCGTGTTGTAGACGTAGATGAAGTGCTTCGTGCTTTGCACTTCGTAGCCGGGAAACTTCTTCTGCAACTTGTCGGCGAGATATTTCTGCTCGATGCCGACGAACGGCCGCTCGGTGATCGTCGCTTCGTCTTTCTTCACGACCGCGATCTTGCCGTCGGGCAGGATGACGACGAAACTGCTCCCGACCTCGACCTGCACCTTCGCTACGACCAGTTCGTCGTCGTCGGACTTCACCAGCACGCGGCGACCGGCTCCGGCGATCGGCTCGGCGTCCGGGATCTTAAGGCCAAGCTCGCTCGGGTCGGCTCGGAGAACGGGCACGGTGCCGTCGTCTGCGGCGGCGGGCGTCGTTTTCGTTTGGGCTGCGGCGTGCGACACGAACGCGGCTGAGAAAAGCACGATGCCGGCGCAGGCAATCGCCTTGGGGATGAGTCTGCGGGGCCGGAAGTGAATCGCCATAAACCGATATCTCAGCGTATGTTAAGTGGCGCGAACGAACCCGACCGTTCGCCCCTATCTTGGGCCAATGCTACCGGTTGCCAGGTGAATACGCAAAGTTTTTATGACAACCTTACGAAATTGCGAGTTCGTGCGGCGGCATGGTAAGGCCTTCAAACTCGGCTGGAAGGTTTTACAAAACAACGCCGCTCAATTGCGTACTGTCGGGCGGCTGCGAAATCTTTTTCGTAATCGTAAACATTCTCGTTGTCGCAACTTACGAATCAAGGAACGGGGCAGACGCCGAATGCCGGCAAGCTGCGAGGCATGGCAAGTGCATACTCGTCGGCTCGTTGAAATCTTTGCATCGCCTGCCGCCGGGAGCCCCCCCACGATGACCCGCCACGCTAAGTTCTTGTGGATGAAAGACCTGCTCGAGCACATGACCCGCTGCCACGAGCAGTGGGAAACGGCCGATGCTCGCAGCGAGCGGTTCCTGATGGATTCGATGCGGCGCGACGTCGAGGAATTTCGTCGGGTCTGCGACTCGATGCGGGCGGAGTCTCCCGCCCAGCTCGGCGCTGCTCGCAACGCCGCTGCCGCCGCTTAAGCTTTGTGATCGCTTCCGGAGGGTTCTGTTATCTAGCCCGCTGCCGGCAACGTCGGGTAGACTCCGAAGACTTAACTTCCTTTAAGTTTTCCGAGCCTCGTTCGCATGTCTTCCGGCGACCCGCCCCTTCGCAACACGCTGCCGCCGGCCGACGACGCTCGCCGACGAGCGCTCGACTATCTCTTGAGCCGGATCGACTACGAGCGGAGCGTCGCGGTCCCTTACGGCGAGCCGCAGTATCGGCTTGATCGGATGCACGATCTGCTCGAACGGCTCGGCCGGCCCGATCGTAAGTTTCCGATCGTGCATGTGGCGGGTACGAAAGGGAAAGGTTCGACCTCGGCGTTCGTCGCGGCCGCGCTGACCGCCTGCGGAATCTCTTGCGGCCTCTTCACATCGCCGCACCTCGAACGCCTCGAAGAGCGGCTTGCGGTCGACGGCGAACCTTGCACCGGCGACGAACTCGCGGCGCTCGTCGAACGGGTTCGCCCGACGGTAGCGGCGATGGATGCCGAATTGCTCGGGCGCTCGCCACCGGAAAGCGGCCCGACCTATTTCGAGCTCACGACGGCTCTGGCGCTTCTGCACTTCGCCGCGCGGAACGTCGCCGCGGCCGTGCTCGAAGTCGGCATGGGAGGTCGGCTCGATTCGACGAACGTCTGCCAAAGCACGATCTCGGTGATCACGAGCATCAGCTACGACCACACCAAGCAACTCGGCGATACTCTAGCCGAGATCGCTTGGGAAAAAGCCGGCATCATTAAGCCGGGCGTGCCGGTCGTCAGCAGCGTCATGGCGCCGGAAGCGTCGGTCGTCGTCGAGCGAACGGCGGCGGAGCGTGGCTGCCGCCTGTTGCAACTCGGCCGCGAGTTCGATTTCGTCTACCATGCGCCGCACCATCTCGAAGCGGCTCCGGCCGCGAGCGCGATCGACTTCGAGATGCACGAGTTCCCGCGTCGCACCGGAGGCACTGCTTCCAAACAACTCGGCCAGGTCGAGTTCGGCCTCGCCGGCAAACATCAAGCCGCCAACTGCGCCACGGCCCTGGCGGTGCTCGAAGAGTTGCGGCGCTTAGGTTGGAGCTTGCCGGAGCGAGAAGTCCGTCGAGGGCTGCGCGAGTTGCGCTGGCCGGCGCGCGTCGAAGTGATTGCGCGCGAGCCGTGCGTCGTGCTCGATGCGGCGCACAACACGGCCTCGATTCAAGCGTTGCTTGAGACGCTTGATGAATGCTTCACCGCGCGGCGGCGCATCTTGCTCTTCGCGACGACGCTTGAAAAAGACGTCGGCGGAATGCTCCGTTTATTGTTGCCGAAGTTCGACCATGTCGTGCTGACGCGCTACTTGCAAAACGTGCGCGGCGTGCCGGTCGCCGAATTGCAATCGCTCGCGGAACAAATTCCGTGTCGCAACTGGCAGATCGCGCAAGACCCGACGGAAGCTTGGTCGCTCATTCAAGCGCTCGAACCTCGCGCCGACGATTTAATCTGCATCGCGGGCTCGTTCTTCATCGCGGCGCAGATGCGCAAAGTGATCGAAGCATCGACGGCGGTAAAATAACGCCGCTGAGGAAAGTTGCGACGACTTATAAGATCCGTAACAGATGAGCGATCGTCGTTCATTGCGAAGCCGGCTCGAGTGTTCTTCGCGCAGCAGGATGCTTCAGCAGCGAAAACTAATCGGCCGAAGATCAACCGTTTCCGAAGCTGTTCGCCACTCTCAAGCCGAGGTTCCCCTCGCAGGGATTAGAGCTGCAGGCGAAGCCGGCGAAATCTTTAGGTTCCGGCCGCGCACCATCTCGACCGTGCATGCGTAGAATACCGAGAGGGGAAATTACGGCGCGCCGTGTGCATTACTTTATTTCGGTAGCGCAATCGCGCGTATCACTGTTTCTCAGAGGAGTTCTATCATGCGACGTGTTCTTTTATCCTTGGTCGCTGTAGGCGGCCTGTCTTTATTCGCCGCCCAGGCCTCGGCTGCCGATCACTCGCCGTTTCAATTATTGGGCTCGCCCGCATCCGCGACCGTGAGTACGGCCGTTAACCACGATGCCTCGCCGGTAACGGCGGTCGCGTATCGCCCGTATTACGGCTACAACCGTGGTTACTACGGTTACAATCGCGGCTACGGCGGCGGGTATCGTAACTACGGTTCCTATTACCGTGGTGGGTACGGGGGTTACGGTGGCGGTTATCGACCTTACGGTAGTTACTATCGCGGCGGATACGGTGGTGGCTACGGTGGTTATCCCGGCTAC of Planctomycetia bacterium contains these proteins:
- a CDS encoding ABC transporter ATP-binding protein, translated to MTLSAPAPAASVASQASGEIVIETRGLAKVYRDFWGRQKVRALKGLDLNVRRGEIFGLLGPNGSGKTTTIKLLLGLLFPTAGQALVLGKSATDVTKNERIGYLPEESYLYKFLNAEETLDFYGRLFNMPAKVRRERTAKLLDLVGISSARKRQLREYSKGMTRRIGLAQALINDPDLIILDEPTTGLDPIGCREMKDLIVDLKRQGKTVLMCSHLLADVQDVCDRIAILHQGELKEIGRVDALLKVRDVTEIRATGLTEACKDELKAVIERHHGRLQRIDNPTTTLEELFLEIVQDAEARPGRRAQES
- the rpsR gene encoding 30S ribosomal protein S18 gives rise to the protein MSYGSREGGGGGGGPGGKSAAKKRSKTAIRSKRKDPIFVDGKRPRPMFVDYKDLELLSKLVSRQGKIIGRRKSGCTAASQHAVGSAIKRARFMALLPYVAD
- a CDS encoding DUF1570 domain-containing protein gives rise to the protein MSHAAAQTKTTPAAADDGTVPVLRADPSELGLKIPDAEPIAGAGRRVLVKSDDDELVVAKVQVEVGSSFVVILPDGKIAVVKKDEATITERPFVGIEQKYLADKLQKKFPGYEVQSTKHFIYVYNTSALFYKGTSRILESLYPGLMTYCKARKLTVEDPPYPLVVVMFRTRKEWEDYMHGMFAGSSVAAFYDGATNRVLMYEQSDLGEDAPEYALKQIISTVAHEGVHQVLHNIGVQQRLSRWPMWISEGLPEYFAPTSVSKGLTWKGAGQVNDLRMKTIDTLLKRGPRKSIQQSTKESSNTTVEAIVTATELDADGYAWSWALAHFLGEKKREMFQKYLADIATSVPMERPNAADQKRLFVKHFGSEFAKMDTDLMKHLKNLPYVDPIENMTHYVVMMRYPQGPRTMRAYAITLSEKQVKETREELVAKLTADEQNVAVFEVRKAKSRTEAMSLAQGWMTSR
- a CDS encoding bifunctional folylpolyglutamate synthase/dihydrofolate synthase, whose product is MSSGDPPLRNTLPPADDARRRALDYLLSRIDYERSVAVPYGEPQYRLDRMHDLLERLGRPDRKFPIVHVAGTKGKGSTSAFVAAALTACGISCGLFTSPHLERLEERLAVDGEPCTGDELAALVERVRPTVAAMDAELLGRSPPESGPTYFELTTALALLHFAARNVAAAVLEVGMGGRLDSTNVCQSTISVITSISYDHTKQLGDTLAEIAWEKAGIIKPGVPVVSSVMAPEASVVVERTAAERGCRLLQLGREFDFVYHAPHHLEAAPAASAIDFEMHEFPRRTGGTASKQLGQVEFGLAGKHQAANCATALAVLEELRRLGWSLPEREVRRGLRELRWPARVEVIAREPCVVLDAAHNTASIQALLETLDECFTARRRILLFATTLEKDVGGMLRLLLPKFDHVVLTRYLQNVRGVPVAELQSLAEQIPCRNWQIAQDPTEAWSLIQALEPRADDLICIAGSFFIAAQMRKVIEASTAVK